One genomic region from Lycorma delicatula isolate Av1 chromosome 1, ASM4794821v1, whole genome shotgun sequence encodes:
- the LOC142317690 gene encoding uncharacterized protein LOC142317690, producing MNACWEIAVRRGCEIILLSEPDRRTIVDDRWVVSADSGAAILVSCAAVHNKGAGPGNVRVELARVVLFSVYLSPNSDFLVYARMIVDLVEEIARWMSKIVVVGGDFNVKVRSWESAIDDRRGRLLEDAMASVDLQRVNRRGEMTFEREGVGISIPDLTFVNMRGLQRLLGWEVLGEETLSDHSNNF from the coding sequence ATGAATGCCTGCTGGGAAATAGCTGTCCGCCGGGGTTGTGAGATTATATTACTGAGTGAGCCAGATCGAAGAACAATCGTCGATGACAGATGGGTGGTGTCGGCTGATTCCGGTGCAGCTATACTGGTCTCCTGTGCAGCAGTACATAATAAGGGCGCAGGACCCGGCAATGTACGGGTGGAACTGGCAAGGGTGGTGTTGTTTAGTGTATATTTGTCGCCTAACTCTGACTTTTTAGTTTATGCGAGAATGATTGTTGATTTGGTGGAGGAAATTGCCAGATGGATGTCGAAAATCGTCGTGGTGGGCGGAGATTTTAATGTTAAGGTTCGGAGTTGGGAATCTGCCATCGATGATCGAAGAGGTAGACTTCTTGAGGATGCTATGGCTTCAGTGGACCTTCAGCGCGTCAATCGAAGAGGCGAAATGACGTTCGAGAGAGAAGGAGTGGGGATTTCTATCCCAGATCTGACATTTGTGAACATGAGAGGCTTGCAGAGGTTGTTGGGATGGGAAGTCTTGGGAGAGGAGACCCTCAGTGACCACagtaataacttttga